In the genome of Halococcus sediminicola, one region contains:
- a CDS encoding DUF2079 domain-containing protein, whose amino-acid sequence MDSRLERIGGRLLPDTIATLLARSFRRYAVVPWYIVVLAVVLFVGFAAYTIALYESFWLTGADFGTYVHMLATTLDGEGFLQQGKYVAGHPSGSYWGGHFTLTLLVFLPLFALVTSPITLLLWKSFFLAASILLVWVVARDHIEDRRLAGFLTVSYACNPFLWSAWIYDFQEHVLLPMLVLLAYHWYHNERYRLFLLAFALVLVTNELMVLIGGGFLVGLAISAYRAGRLARERWVFAGAAVLTVAAKLLSGAVIARFSRVSGIREAAIAAPLQPFVEGGRATTGQLLSLILSRPELIVESLGADVFTKLLYFALFLAPVLFLALVDESTLGALAPFLGFAWLLSGTEAFYTFDVHYPLYLLPFVYIGASRILGRLSPMLPSGRALTTFLVVVLLTSAGAGAQTIADEGAVPETNDHKETLATAVESVPANASLVTQNTIYPHVATRSNATFIPNPSLFGLYQQQYGTPKPEYVLFDTGLDTRSYDWSIPVRDAYFPLVGDEYGVYRYQDGIWILKRGYNGSPVGITQSSPSERVVFDANEFTASERRVNGSRLVDTHGTNGSNVWHGPYTALPAGNYTATFRVSAADSGANGSALTVDVAVGDRARVIARQQVPAASGAQTVTVPFTLAEPRNGIEFRGFRTGYGTIALESVVVESKANGSAAGG is encoded by the coding sequence ATGGATAGCCGTCTCGAACGTATCGGGGGTCGACTTCTGCCCGATACGATTGCCACGCTGCTCGCACGCTCGTTTCGACGTTACGCAGTAGTGCCGTGGTATATCGTCGTGCTCGCGGTGGTGTTGTTCGTCGGGTTTGCAGCCTACACCATCGCCCTCTATGAGAGCTTCTGGCTGACTGGTGCGGACTTCGGCACGTATGTCCATATGCTTGCAACGACGCTTGATGGCGAGGGATTCCTCCAGCAAGGGAAATACGTCGCCGGCCATCCAAGCGGGTCGTACTGGGGCGGCCATTTTACACTCACACTATTGGTGTTTCTGCCGCTGTTCGCGCTCGTCACATCGCCGATAACGCTGCTGTTGTGGAAATCGTTCTTTCTTGCAGCCAGCATCTTGCTCGTGTGGGTCGTCGCCAGAGATCACATCGAGGATCGACGCTTGGCTGGATTTCTAACCGTCTCCTATGCGTGCAACCCGTTTCTCTGGTCGGCCTGGATATACGACTTTCAAGAACACGTTCTCCTGCCGATGCTGGTCCTTTTGGCCTATCATTGGTATCACAACGAGCGGTATCGACTGTTTTTGCTCGCGTTCGCACTCGTGTTGGTTACCAACGAACTCATGGTGCTCATCGGCGGCGGCTTTCTGGTCGGTCTCGCAATCAGTGCCTACCGTGCCGGCCGTCTTGCTCGCGAACGATGGGTGTTCGCTGGGGCGGCCGTACTGACCGTCGCCGCGAAACTCCTCTCGGGGGCGGTCATCGCTCGCTTCAGCCGTGTCTCGGGCATCCGCGAGGCGGCGATCGCGGCCCCGCTGCAGCCATTCGTCGAGGGTGGCCGAGCAACGACCGGTCAGTTGCTCTCGTTGATTCTTTCGCGGCCCGAACTCATTGTCGAGTCGCTCGGAGCCGACGTCTTCACCAAACTGCTATATTTCGCGCTCTTTCTCGCACCGGTACTGTTCCTCGCGCTGGTCGATGAGAGCACGCTCGGTGCGCTGGCACCGTTTCTCGGGTTCGCATGGCTGCTCAGCGGGACGGAGGCGTTCTACACGTTCGATGTCCACTACCCGCTCTATCTGCTGCCGTTCGTCTATATCGGGGCCAGTCGCATATTGGGGCGACTATCGCCGATGTTACCGTCGGGACGCGCGCTCACGACGTTTCTCGTCGTGGTGCTTCTGACGAGTGCCGGGGCCGGCGCACAGACTATCGCCGACGAAGGTGCGGTGCCGGAGACCAACGACCACAAAGAGACGCTTGCGACGGCTGTCGAGAGTGTGCCGGCAAATGCCTCACTCGTGACCCAAAATACGATCTATCCTCACGTCGCGACGCGCTCGAACGCGACGTTCATCCCGAATCCATCGCTGTTCGGGCTCTATCAGCAGCAGTACGGCACGCCGAAGCCGGAGTACGTCCTCTTCGATACAGGACTCGATACGCGCTCGTACGACTGGTCGATACCCGTGCGGGACGCATATTTCCCCCTGGTTGGCGACGAGTACGGCGTCTATCGCTATCAGGACGGTATCTGGATTCTCAAGCGGGGGTATAACGGATCGCCAGTCGGCATCACGCAATCATCACCGAGCGAGCGCGTTGTCTTCGATGCCAACGAGTTCACAGCGAGCGAAAGACGAGTCAACGGTAGCCGCCTCGTCGATACTCATGGCACCAACGGCAGCAACGTCTGGCACGGTCCTTACACGGCGCTGCCAGCGGGCAACTACACCGCAACGTTTCGTGTCTCCGCGGCCGACAGCGGAGCGAACGGCTCAGCCTTAACCGTCGACGTGGCGGTGGGCGATAGAGCGCGTGTAATTGCCCGTCAACAGGTGCCAGCAGCGAGTGGGGCGCAGACGGTGACCGTCCCGTTCACGCTTGCGGAACCGCGCAATGGAATCGAATTCCGTGGCTTCCGGACCGGCTACGGGACGATCGCGCTCGAGTCAGTCGTCGTAGAGTCGAAGGCGAACGGATCGGCAGCGGGTGGTTGA
- a CDS encoding glycosyltransferase — protein MKIALCPHLSLEHYRGGEKWTATLANRLAADGFDVAVRALPYTPQDERRVAVDDVLDDAVSYRECWHHDLSAFDSAYLFYHPFARSFFTGETRAIAGIHSWVYLTKQLYEPYYGIVPTAAKLLYHALGKHAFDRFDAVHTVTDSYTSPHPNTHHIPNFVDTSLFKPVEGEREGPFTVLVTAAQLPSKGWDRTQKVATTLADELQVVTTGDSDHPAIEGLGFLDEDELADAYASAHTVLHPTRIDVDSLVIKEALASGTPVVTTPLRTHPPEGDAVLHGSTVGDLVARLRTLRWEWTHDSGYERRCRRAREIGERSSIDTVYPQLKALLTTPERADG, from the coding sequence ATGAAGATCGCACTCTGTCCCCATCTCTCCCTCGAACATTATCGCGGCGGCGAGAAGTGGACGGCAACGCTCGCCAACCGCTTGGCCGCTGATGGCTTCGATGTCGCGGTCCGTGCGCTGCCCTATACCCCGCAAGACGAGCGTCGTGTAGCGGTTGATGATGTCCTTGACGATGCTGTCTCCTACCGCGAGTGCTGGCATCACGATCTCTCGGCGTTCGATAGTGCCTACCTGTTCTATCATCCGTTCGCCCGCTCGTTTTTCACCGGCGAGACGCGTGCGATCGCGGGCATCCATTCATGGGTGTATCTCACGAAGCAGTTGTACGAACCGTACTATGGGATCGTCCCGACGGCAGCGAAACTACTGTATCACGCACTCGGCAAGCACGCTTTCGATCGGTTCGATGCGGTTCACACCGTGACCGACAGCTACACCTCTCCGCATCCGAACACCCATCATATCCCGAACTTCGTCGATACGTCGCTGTTCAAGCCCGTCGAAGGCGAGCGCGAAGGACCGTTTACCGTACTCGTCACGGCGGCACAGCTCCCTTCAAAGGGCTGGGATCGCACGCAGAAAGTCGCTACCACGCTTGCCGACGAACTGCAGGTGGTGACGACCGGTGACAGCGACCATCCAGCGATCGAAGGGCTTGGTTTCCTCGATGAAGACGAACTCGCTGACGCCTATGCGAGCGCTCATACCGTCTTGCATCCGACCCGCATCGACGTCGACAGTCTAGTGATCAAAGAGGCGCTGGCGTCAGGCACGCCGGTCGTGACGACACCATTGCGAACCCACCCCCCGGAAGGGGACGCCGTCTTGCATGGGTCGACGGTCGGCGATCTCGTTGCGCGGCTCAGAACGCTTCGATGGGAGTGGACCCACGACAGCGGCTACGAGCGGCGCTGTCGCCGGGCTCGTGAGATCGGTGAACGCTCAAGCATCGACACGGTGTATCCACAGCTCAAAGCACTGCTGACGACCCCGGAGCGAGCCGATGGATAG
- a CDS encoding carboxypeptidase-like regulatory domain-containing protein, which translates to MVSAPRFGTVMVVCLAMLLVTVGLVPASAAVASADTADQPSQIDQPANNSSVAHEDPQSADDEGNVSALQGSLSDRLGETLVDCTEGIGVGNYNACNQSKDYPDWLGKYVNVTRSSDSETNKTDEFQEARENQTSYANDVQRFHRTVEQYRTARQNGQTERARRLARRAQRLSQQINETGTRLTEDYRTIDNGTTQNFSAAIETTNATTNNVSAVAETVSVEQFANTTITASTANPRASFDDPFVVSGRLTTPNGTPLPNRTIALEDNNRLQRATTDDSGRYTITFRPTLLPLDTQRLTVRYRPSTQSIYRSNQTSVPVSVQQTTPAIQARTAPQTVGFDDLLSITGRVAVNDSGVGSLPVAVSIDGQEFNLSDGSRVRTGENGRFRMTDRMPASVTPGRQNVRVSLPVENRSIASANTSVPVTVTQTPTALSINATQQSVNGSAIGGPTVHVEGNLTANGTPVENRTVAVKLNNSTTPVRTDENGSYAANITVPQNVFADQTGTTMTTIGATFDGANTNLESSRRRTTLQLMVPVQVTSVFEQFLSVFTALPVTYQLLLGFACIFVLGASVAVLRAWLGLGGTETTDSPTSTIGSEATGSTDEQRDGLVALLTAARERLSAGDSEHAIEIAYTAVRRTLGRDPELGGARTHWEFLEACVDHGIDHHRLGALRRLTERYERATFSQRSLSTETASSALDDAQTVAESDNPATTDERDTDSRAQSE; encoded by the coding sequence GTGGTCTCCGCGCCTCGCTTCGGCACCGTCATGGTGGTTTGTCTGGCGATGTTGCTCGTGACCGTTGGGCTGGTACCAGCCAGTGCGGCGGTGGCCAGCGCTGACACGGCCGACCAGCCATCACAGATCGACCAGCCGGCCAACAACAGCTCCGTCGCCCACGAGGACCCACAATCAGCCGACGACGAGGGCAACGTCTCCGCCCTGCAGGGATCGTTGTCCGATCGACTCGGCGAGACGCTCGTCGACTGTACGGAGGGAATAGGGGTCGGCAACTACAACGCCTGCAACCAATCAAAGGACTACCCCGACTGGCTCGGCAAATACGTCAACGTCACCCGCAGTTCCGACTCCGAGACCAACAAAACCGACGAGTTCCAAGAGGCCAGAGAAAATCAGACGTCGTACGCAAACGACGTCCAACGCTTTCACCGGACCGTCGAGCAGTACCGGACTGCACGGCAAAACGGTCAAACCGAACGTGCCCGTCGACTTGCGCGTCGTGCCCAACGGCTATCCCAACAGATCAACGAGACTGGGACCCGACTGACCGAGGACTATCGTACGATCGATAACGGCACGACCCAGAACTTCTCGGCGGCAATCGAAACGACCAACGCGACCACCAACAACGTCTCCGCCGTCGCCGAAACGGTCAGCGTCGAACAGTTCGCAAATACGACGATCACAGCCTCGACGGCCAACCCACGAGCTTCCTTCGACGATCCGTTTGTCGTGAGCGGCCGCCTCACGACGCCGAATGGGACACCACTCCCAAACCGTACCATCGCATTGGAGGACAACAACCGTCTCCAACGGGCGACCACCGACGATTCCGGACGGTACACCATCACCTTTCGACCGACACTCCTTCCGCTGGATACACAGCGTCTCACGGTCCGCTATCGACCGTCGACCCAGTCGATCTATCGGAGTAACCAAACCTCCGTGCCTGTCTCCGTCCAACAGACAACGCCGGCGATCCAGGCACGGACGGCCCCACAGACCGTCGGGTTCGACGACCTACTGTCGATCACCGGCCGCGTCGCGGTCAACGACAGTGGCGTCGGCTCGCTACCGGTCGCCGTCTCGATTGACGGCCAGGAGTTCAACCTCTCCGATGGCAGTCGCGTCCGGACGGGCGAGAACGGTCGCTTCAGGATGACCGATAGGATGCCGGCCAGCGTCACCCCCGGCCGTCAAAACGTTCGCGTCTCGCTGCCAGTCGAGAATCGGTCCATCGCCAGTGCGAACACGTCGGTTCCCGTGACGGTCACGCAGACACCGACGGCACTGTCGATCAACGCCACCCAGCAGTCGGTGAACGGTTCGGCCATCGGCGGACCGACCGTCCACGTCGAAGGCAACCTCACCGCCAACGGGACGCCGGTCGAGAACCGAACGGTGGCAGTCAAACTGAATAACTCAACGACGCCCGTGAGAACTGACGAAAACGGCAGCTACGCGGCCAACATCACGGTGCCGCAAAACGTCTTCGCGGATCAGACGGGCACCACGATGACGACGATCGGTGCGACGTTCGACGGCGCAAACACGAACCTCGAATCATCGCGTCGCCGAACAACGCTCCAGCTCATGGTTCCGGTCCAGGTGACTAGCGTCTTCGAGCAGTTCCTCAGCGTGTTCACAGCTCTCCCCGTGACCTATCAATTGCTGCTTGGATTCGCTTGCATCTTCGTACTCGGCGCTTCCGTCGCCGTCCTTCGTGCGTGGCTCGGTCTCGGCGGTACCGAGACCACAGACTCTCCCACGTCGACGATAGGAAGTGAGGCGACAGGATCCACCGACGAACAGCGCGATGGTCTCGTGGCGCTGCTCACGGCGGCACGCGAACGGCTATCGGCGGGTGACTCTGAGCATGCGATCGAGATCGCGTACACGGCCGTCCGACGGACGCTCGGTCGCGACCCCGAACTCGGTGGCGCACGAACACACTGGGAATTTCTGGAAGCATGCGTCGACCACGGGATCGACCACCATCGGCTCGGGGCACTCAGGCGACTGACCGAACGCTACGAGCGTGCAACCTTCTCCCAGCGTTCGCTCTCGACTGAGACAGCGTCGTCCGCACTCGATGACGCTCAGACGGTAGCCGAATCCGATAACCCAGCGACGACCGACGAGCGGGACACGGATTCCAGGGCACAATCGGAATGA
- a CDS encoding AAA family ATPase — MATPEELYETLNEEVSAVLIGKEDLVEGLTIAALTRGHVLLEGVPGVAKTTLARLFAQASGLEHTRIQMTPDVLPADITGTHVYREQTGEFELQRGPVFANLVIADEINRATAKTQSALLEAMQERQVTIGGETLPLPEPFLLVATQNPIEMEGTFELPEAQRDRFQLKLTADLPDREEGHQLLDRFDDDPDLGPGDIEQVTTADELLEARTAINKVYVDNTVKEYMLDLVAATRENPNVEYGASPRATLAFLNAAKARAAIHGREYVIPDDVKALLEPVLVHRLVLSTDASLGDVSVADVLADIENDVEPPGSDVTTPAATPDGGEFFDGEAR, encoded by the coding sequence ATGGCTACCCCCGAAGAGCTCTACGAAACGCTGAACGAGGAGGTCAGTGCAGTACTTATCGGCAAGGAAGATCTGGTCGAGGGACTCACGATCGCGGCACTGACTCGGGGGCACGTCCTGCTCGAAGGCGTCCCGGGCGTCGCGAAGACGACGCTCGCACGACTGTTCGCACAGGCAAGTGGATTGGAGCATACGCGGATACAGATGACTCCGGACGTACTGCCGGCTGACATCACCGGGACGCACGTCTACCGAGAACAGACAGGCGAATTCGAACTCCAGCGTGGACCGGTGTTCGCGAATCTCGTGATCGCCGACGAGATCAACCGCGCGACAGCGAAGACCCAGAGTGCGCTGTTGGAGGCAATGCAGGAACGACAAGTCACGATCGGCGGCGAAACCCTCCCACTGCCGGAACCGTTTCTGCTCGTCGCGACCCAGAACCCGATCGAGATGGAGGGAACCTTCGAACTCCCGGAAGCTCAGCGCGACCGCTTCCAGCTCAAGCTCACGGCCGACCTGCCGGACCGCGAGGAAGGACACCAGCTCCTCGATCGCTTCGACGACGACCCCGACCTCGGCCCAGGGGACATCGAGCAGGTCACCACCGCCGACGAACTGCTTGAGGCGCGGACGGCCATTAACAAAGTGTACGTCGATAACACGGTCAAAGAGTATATGCTCGATCTCGTAGCCGCAACACGCGAGAACCCAAACGTCGAGTACGGTGCGTCGCCGCGGGCTACGCTTGCCTTCCTCAATGCAGCAAAAGCTCGTGCGGCCATCCATGGCCGCGAGTACGTCATCCCGGACGACGTGAAAGCGCTGCTCGAACCAGTCCTCGTCCACCGACTGGTGTTGAGCACCGACGCGTCGCTTGGTGATGTCTCGGTCGCAGACGTGCTGGCGGACATCGAAAACGACGTCGAGCCACCCGGTAGCGACGTTACGACCCCTGCGGCGACCCCCGATGGAGGCGAATTTTTCGACGGTGAGGCGAGGTAG
- a CDS encoding DUF4350 domain-containing protein: MGLRERFDVGYPQLVLVALTVVTVVGLVLAASTSSAAFGSYNDAWDGASELREQAQATGAEGEIVRNTSRYASVSPNGTVAVVLSPESDYGPRETDRLRSFVRNGGTLLVAEDVGQHANGLLDAVGARARVTGQLLRDEQYSYQSTALPIAPNISNASLMTDVDKLTLNHGSPVAPNGATVLASSSEVAYVDSDRDGELDDAEEIGTKPVATAESVGDGRVLVVGDPSLFINAMLERSDNLAFVRSVFGVHERVLLDYSHAGGLPPLSVALLVVRDAPLLQIVVGALGIGVIGLFARYPGIARRLVDRAGPADEPSLASRPEGLAAFVRERHPDWDDERTERVIQGIMARREE; encoded by the coding sequence GTGGGGCTGCGAGAGCGTTTCGACGTCGGCTATCCACAGCTCGTACTCGTAGCGCTCACCGTCGTCACGGTCGTTGGCCTCGTACTCGCGGCGAGCACGTCGAGCGCGGCGTTCGGCTCGTACAATGACGCGTGGGACGGGGCCTCCGAGCTTCGCGAGCAAGCACAAGCAACCGGTGCCGAGGGTGAGATCGTCCGGAACACGTCGCGATACGCGAGTGTATCACCGAACGGAACGGTCGCGGTCGTCCTCTCGCCCGAAAGCGACTATGGCCCGCGCGAGACCGACCGGCTCCGTTCGTTCGTACGCAACGGTGGCACGCTGCTGGTGGCTGAGGATGTCGGTCAGCATGCGAACGGGCTCCTGGATGCAGTCGGCGCACGAGCGCGCGTGACCGGCCAGCTCCTACGCGACGAGCAGTACAGCTACCAGTCGACGGCGCTGCCGATCGCACCCAATATCTCGAACGCCTCGCTGATGACTGACGTCGATAAGCTGACCCTCAATCACGGTTCGCCCGTCGCTCCGAACGGCGCAACGGTGCTCGCGAGCAGCTCCGAGGTGGCGTACGTCGACAGTGACCGCGACGGCGAACTCGACGACGCAGAGGAGATCGGGACGAAACCAGTCGCGACGGCTGAATCGGTCGGTGACGGTCGCGTACTCGTCGTTGGCGACCCAAGCTTGTTCATTAACGCGATGCTCGAGCGCTCGGACAACCTCGCGTTCGTTCGCTCGGTGTTCGGCGTCCACGAACGCGTCCTGCTGGACTACTCGCATGCAGGCGGACTACCGCCGCTGTCGGTCGCACTATTAGTCGTTAGGGACGCGCCGCTCCTCCAGATCGTTGTCGGGGCGCTCGGCATCGGCGTCATCGGTCTCTTTGCACGCTATCCCGGTATCGCTAGGCGACTTGTCGACCGCGCCGGCCCCGCCGATGAGCCATCGCTAGCGTCGCGGCCAGAAGGACTGGCCGCGTTCGTTCGCGAGCGCCATCCCGACTGGGATGACGAACGAACCGAGCGTGTCATACAAGGGATTATGGCCCGTCGGGAAGAGTAA
- a CDS encoding DUF58 domain-containing protein, protein MQVTRRYWAVAGTGLLLAVLAIAFARPLLLVGAASLGAWLLGRQYLFVRALSETTAVMTIEQLPAQDRVVAGNETPVTLAASFARPAPLAIEIEIGLPISATGTDAEERTLDIAPGDEQVDTVVTIQWAVAGSYEFPQPTLTLGDADGLFVEQLSRGPTPSIVVEPQGPRNVHVGEGGEQLMTAYGRRQGGRRDAGLDPGELREYIPGDTADRIDWNATARLNEPYIREYEVETNRTTALLVDHRTTMSDGPPGETKLDYAREVALTFIDSVNEFDDPLGYYAVGDGGITDYRPPTSGRYGDVKRRLRALEPTAGDTTATDRDDPATLRHTARGLTDQNAFERTVGAYLESTATYVEHIAGDPLFETARTSLARLSGTVWTVIFTDDSHRAELHETVRLARRGDGRVLVFLTPTALFEPGGLADLEEAYERYRRFESFRRDLARLRRVSAFEVGPRDRLDAVLASGNQRSRSANAQ, encoded by the coding sequence ATGCAGGTCACGCGCCGCTACTGGGCGGTCGCCGGAACGGGCCTTCTGCTTGCCGTTCTCGCGATCGCGTTCGCTCGCCCACTGCTGTTGGTCGGTGCGGCGAGTCTCGGCGCGTGGCTGCTCGGACGCCAGTATCTGTTCGTTCGTGCACTATCGGAAACAACCGCTGTGATGACCATCGAGCAGCTCCCCGCCCAAGACCGAGTGGTTGCGGGCAACGAGACGCCAGTCACACTCGCGGCATCGTTCGCACGCCCCGCCCCGCTGGCGATCGAAATCGAGATCGGTCTGCCGATCAGTGCAACTGGTACGGACGCCGAAGAGCGCACACTCGATATCGCGCCTGGCGACGAACAAGTCGATACCGTTGTGACTATCCAGTGGGCAGTCGCTGGCTCCTACGAATTTCCCCAGCCGACACTCACGCTTGGCGATGCCGATGGACTGTTCGTCGAGCAGTTGTCGCGCGGACCGACGCCATCGATCGTTGTTGAGCCGCAAGGGCCGCGGAATGTCCACGTCGGTGAGGGTGGCGAACAACTTATGACGGCGTACGGGCGGCGTCAAGGCGGTCGTCGGGACGCCGGGCTTGATCCGGGTGAGCTTCGCGAGTACATCCCCGGCGACACCGCCGACCGCATCGACTGGAACGCGACCGCACGGTTGAACGAGCCGTACATTCGCGAATACGAGGTCGAAACGAATCGAACGACGGCGCTGCTTGTCGACCATCGTACAACCATGAGCGACGGGCCGCCCGGCGAGACGAAACTCGACTACGCAAGAGAGGTCGCGTTGACGTTCATCGACAGCGTCAACGAGTTTGATGATCCGCTCGGTTACTACGCCGTCGGCGACGGCGGAATCACCGATTATCGCCCCCCGACATCTGGGCGCTACGGCGACGTCAAACGCCGGCTGCGCGCTCTGGAACCAACCGCCGGAGATACGACCGCCACCGACCGCGACGACCCCGCCACGCTACGTCACACCGCTCGCGGACTCACAGACCAGAATGCCTTTGAGCGGACGGTCGGGGCGTATCTCGAATCCACGGCGACATATGTCGAGCATATCGCGGGCGATCCACTGTTCGAGACCGCACGCACCAGTCTTGCCCGGCTGTCAGGGACGGTCTGGACGGTGATCTTCACCGACGACAGCCATCGGGCTGAGCTTCACGAGACGGTCAGGCTCGCCCGGCGCGGCGACGGTCGCGTGCTCGTTTTTCTCACGCCGACGGCATTGTTCGAGCCGGGCGGGCTCGCCGATCTTGAGGAAGCCTACGAACGTTACCGACGATTTGAGTCGTTTCGGCGCGATCTCGCGCGTCTCAGACGTGTCTCCGCGTTCGAGGTCGGCCCACGTGATCGGCTGGATGCCGTGCTTGCAAGCGGGAACCAACGCAGCCGCTCGGCAAACGCACAGTAG
- a CDS encoding signal peptidase I, whose amino-acid sequence MQCLREYRSEILVSIALVPLIIHLVFVPLPSYGSYVVLSGSMEPAIQTGSLVYTHETNDYTKGDIITFSVQDRTVTHRIVGETSEGFITKGEKQPPDSWRISESQIRGEYVFSVPLYGYLLRPLTAPGLALWGMIVGVVILYTAGRELLREKCSEE is encoded by the coding sequence ATGCAGTGCCTCCGTGAATATCGTTCAGAGATACTGGTGAGTATTGCTCTTGTTCCACTCATCATCCACCTGGTGTTCGTTCCTCTACCAAGCTACGGAAGCTATGTCGTCCTGAGTGGGAGTATGGAGCCAGCAATTCAAACAGGCAGTCTTGTCTATACACACGAAACGAACGATTACACAAAAGGCGACATCATCACGTTTTCCGTGCAAGACAGAACGGTTACGCACCGAATTGTCGGCGAAACTTCAGAGGGGTTCATCACAAAAGGTGAAAAGCAGCCACCCGATTCATGGCGAATATCAGAATCGCAGATCCGTGGTGAGTATGTCTTTTCAGTCCCACTCTACGGATATCTCCTTCGTCCACTTACCGCGCCAGGTCTGGCGCTCTGGGGAATGATCGTGGGCGTAGTAATCCTCTATACCGCCGGACGGGAGCTACTCAGAGAGAAGTGTAGTGAAGAATAA